A single genomic interval of Mangifera indica cultivar Alphonso chromosome 5, CATAS_Mindica_2.1, whole genome shotgun sequence harbors:
- the LOC123216490 gene encoding tubulin gamma-1 chain: MPREIITLQVGQCGNQIGMEFWKQLCLEHGISKEGILEDFATQGGDRKDVFFYQADDQHYIPRALLIDLEPRVINGIQNSEYRNLYNHENVFVSDHGGGAGNNWASGYHQGKGVEEDIMDMIDREADGSDSLEGFVLCHSIAGGTGSGMGSYLLETLNDRYSKKLVQTYSVFPNQMETSDVVVQPYNSLLTLKRLTLNADCVVVLDNTALNRIAVERLHLQNPTFAQTNSLVSTVMSASTTTLRYPGYMNNDLVGLLASLIPTPRCHFLMTGYTPLTVERQANVIRKTTVLDVMRRLLQTKNIMVSSYARTKEASQAKYISILNIIQGEVDPTQVHESLQRIRERKLVNFIEWGPASIQVALSRKSPYVQTAHRVSGLMLASHTSIRHLFSKCLSQYEKLRKKQAFLDNYRKFPMFADNDLSEFDESRDIIESLVDEYKACESPDYIKWGMEDPDHVLTGEGNATGTVDPKLAV, translated from the exons atgccTAGAGAAATTATCACTCTCCAAGTGGGACAATGCGGGAACCAGATCGGGATGGAATTCTGGAAACAACTATGCCTCGAGCACGGCATCAGCAAAGAAGGCATTCTTGAGGACTTCGCTACTCAG GGAGGTGACAGGAAAGATGTCTTTTTCTATCAAGCTGATGATCAGCATTACATACCTCGAGCCTTATTAATAGATCTGGAACCCAGAGTGATCAATGGAATTCAAAACAGTGAATATAGAAATCTATACAATCATGAGAACGTCTTTGTTTCAGATCATGGTGGAGGTGCTGGAAACAATTGGGCCAGCGGATATCATCAG GGGAAAGGGGTTGAAGAGGATATAATGGACATGATTGATAGAGAAGCTGATGGAAGTGATAGTCTTGAGGGATTTGTTCTATGCCATTCAATTGCTGGAGGAACAGGCTCAG GTATGGGTTCATATTTGTTGGAGACTCTAAATGATCGTTATAGTAAAAAACTGGTTCAGACATACAGTGTGTTTCCCAACCAGATGGAGACAAGTGATGTGGTGGTCCAGCCCTATAACTCACTGTTGACATTGAAGCGACTAACACTAAATGCTGATTGTGTTGTTGTTCTTGACAATACTGCACTGAATAGAATTGCTGTGGAGCGCCTACATCTACAAAATCCCACATTCGCTCAAACTAATTCTTTAGTTTCTACTGTAATGTCTGCAAGTACAACCACTTTGCGCTATCCGGGATACATGAACAATGACTTGGTTGGCCTTCTCGCCTCTTTAATTCCAACACCAAGATGTCATTTTCTTATGACAGGATACACACCACTCACTGTGGAGCGTCAg GCTAATGTGATCCGTAAAACTACTGTACTAGATGTTATGAGAAGACTTCTGCAG ACAAAAAATATTATGGTTTCTTCTTATGCTCGAACAAAAGAAGCCAGTCAGGCAAAGTACATTTCAATATTGAATATTATTCAAGGAGAAGTTGACCCTACTCAG GTACATGAAAGTTTGCAGAGGATTCGTGAAAGAAAGCTTGTCAATTTTATCGAGTGGGGCCCTGCAAGTATTCAG GTTGCTCTCTCTAGAAAGTCTCCATATGTTCAAACTGCCCATCGG GTTAGTGGTCTCATGCTAGCAAGCCATACTAGTATCAGGCATCTCTTCAGTAAATGCCTGAGTCAATATGAGAAGTTGAGAAAAAAGCAAGCCTTTCTTGACAACTACCGGAAGTTTCCGATGTTTGCT GACAATGATCTTTCAGAGTTTGATGAATCAAGAGATATAATTGAGAGCTTAGTTGATGAATACAAGGCTTGTGAGTCCCCAGATTATATCAAATGGGGAATGGAG GATCCTGACCATGTTCTGACAGGAGAAGGCAATGCTACTGGAACTGTGGATCCTAAATTAGCAGTGTGA
- the LOC123216493 gene encoding arabinogalactan protein 20 yields MEVIMSRAFYCCLAVLAIVFAIISPSVDGQSTAPAPSPTSDGTSIDQGIAYVLMLVALVLTYLIHPLDASSYNFF; encoded by the exons ATGGAAGTTATTATGTCTCGGGCCTTTTACTGCTGCTTGGCTGTGTTGGCCATTGTTTTCGCCATAATCTCGCCATCCGTTGACGGCCAATCAACGGCCCCTGCACCTAGCCCTACAAGTGACG GGACTTCTATCGATCAAGGCATTGCGTACGTGCTTATGCTGGTTGCTTTGGTGCTTACATACCTCATCCATCCACTAGACGCATCTTCCTATaacttcttttaa